A window of Hymenobacter aerilatus contains these coding sequences:
- a CDS encoding glycoside hydrolase family 16 protein, with product MGATAPTPAATQDGWRLVWADEFNTEGRPDPKNWQFENGFTRNHELQWYQPDNARVENGMLVIEARKENRPNPTYQPGSTDWKTSRPTIDYTSASLNTQGQQQWQYGRFEMRGRIDARPGLWPAFWTLGVAGEWPSNGEIDIMEYYKGNILANVASGTDKRYNAKWHSETKAVDSFADPDWAKKFHVWRMDWDANSIRLYVDDLLLNETPLTATVNQDGTGRNPMMQPHYILLNLALGGDNGGPLEGTILPSRYEIDYVRVYQR from the coding sequence CTGGGAGCAACGGCGCCTACCCCGGCAGCTACGCAAGATGGCTGGCGACTGGTGTGGGCCGATGAGTTCAACACCGAAGGCCGTCCCGACCCAAAGAACTGGCAATTTGAAAACGGTTTCACCCGCAACCACGAGCTGCAATGGTATCAGCCCGACAATGCCCGCGTAGAGAATGGGATGCTTGTCATTGAAGCACGCAAGGAGAACCGGCCCAACCCTACCTACCAGCCGGGCAGCACCGACTGGAAAACCAGCCGCCCTACCATCGACTACACTTCGGCCAGCCTGAACACGCAGGGGCAGCAGCAGTGGCAATACGGCCGCTTCGAGATGCGCGGGCGTATTGATGCGCGCCCCGGTCTGTGGCCCGCGTTCTGGACGCTGGGTGTGGCCGGCGAGTGGCCCTCCAACGGCGAAATCGACATTATGGAGTACTACAAAGGGAATATTCTCGCCAACGTAGCCTCTGGCACCGACAAGCGCTACAACGCCAAGTGGCACAGCGAAACCAAAGCCGTCGACTCCTTCGCCGACCCCGACTGGGCCAAGAAATTCCACGTGTGGCGCATGGACTGGGATGCCAACTCCATCCGTCTCTATGTAGACGACCTGCTGCTCAACGAAACGCCTCTCACGGCCACCGTGAACCAAGACGGCACCGGCCGCAACCCCATGATGCAGCCGCACTATATCTTATTGAACCTAGCCCTGGGCGGCGACAATGGCGGCCCCCTGGAAGGCACTATCCTCCCCAGCCGCTACGAAATAGACTACGTGCGCGTGTACCAACGGTAG